TCCAGTTCTACATCAGTGTGAATGGGCTTTGGTGGTAAATAAATTTTGAATTCTGATTCATTTTCACTGCTGTGTactttgggtaagttacttaacccctggaacctcaatttcctcaagggTAATATTTCACAGCACATGTGTGAAAGGCACTCCACAATGCTGGTTTCTGCCCCTTTTGTTGAAGACAAGGTGATGCTTTCAGCAGCCTCATGATGCAGCTCAAAGGAGCACTAGCATCACAAAAGTCAAGATATGGACCCGACAAAGAGGCTTTGCCAACCCAAGCCAGCCTTCAGGTATTTTCACAGATCTGCAGCTTTACATGGATTTGCCAGCTGCTAATAAGCAAATGTGGGCCCATACCTGGCATTGGACTTCCCACATACATTGTCCCCAGCTGTTCTTATTGCCTTTCTAGGCCATGTGACTTGGAGGAACCCTCTTCTACATCTGGCTTCAGGGATGTATGCAGACATCCCTTACTCCATGCAGATAGCACATCAGCATTCAGCCACATGTATCCCTAACCTCTTGTGAAGCTCATAAAATATGTCTAATTACAGTTAATAAACTATCTTGTTAGAATCTCAGAATCTAAGAGCAGAGCAGGCCAGGAATCCTGACCTTCATTTACCAATGATAAATCAGAGGCTACCCCAGTAAGAGGCCAAATTGGGACAGGCACTCAAACCTCATGATATCAAGAGTTCTTTCACTGAGTTGCAGCCTCCATTCTAAGCCAGCAATGTAGTCCGTCTCAACAACCATGAGGAGTTAAATAAACCTTGCAAGGGCATACAGCCCAGTGCCCAAGTGCTGGCCTCTGGTCAAGCCTCACCTGCACAGGACTGTCCATAAGTGTTTAGCTGAATCCATAATTATTCTAGCATTATGTTTGTCACTGGAAATCACAAGACTCCAGGGACACTTTATATTCAGAGCATGAGTACTGTTTGATTTGGGCATACATACTGTTCTGAATCCAGTTTTCCTTAATTTCCCCCCCTAAAACACTGCTCatttattcactttttatttattgtgatataattcacataccatgccTTCCTATATTTTGACAATACATTCCCCACTAAAGCAAAACCTATGAGTTTGGAGGGAGCTAGTAAAAAGAACAATGACCTCTGCCATTTCTGAGGCAAGGGCTGGGTTGAGTGTGTGCAGATATTAAATGCATACACACGTTTTCTTGTTGATCCTGGGAACATCCATGCATGTGTGAGGGAAAAAGTCAAGCTAAGAGTCAATATCTGAGCCACACTCTGATGGAAACAGAGCTGTAGGGTTTTTAATCAGGGATTTAGCAAAGATAGGCTTCCATCATTTGGTTTGCAGACCAGGAATGACCTTGTTACAGCAGAAAGCTTCTGCCTGTGCTCATCTGTACCCAGCTACCACAGACTAGCCAGGCCCTCTGTATTTCCAGCCAGGGACTGAGCTGAGAGAGTCCCAAGTACAAATCTGTATTTGAGAAAGGCTGAgacaggaaggaaattctgaggcCAGGTGTGTGTGCACTCAAAAGAGAATCTCTTAAACTCTGTCCCTCTTCCTCAAGGagtaatacatacacatatttagCTCAGATCTATGCCTTTACCCTGTAAACCTCCAGGGAAGTAGGCATTATTATACTTCAGAATGGCTGCAAAGTATAGAAACATTTCACATTTTCCTTTACGGTGAATGATGGATGAGAAATGCCACTGACAGTCACTACAGCAGGAAAAACTTCCCTTTGGCTTAGTCTCTGGGTGCTTCCAAATAAGAATTGTGATGGAGGTTTCTCCACTGACATCCTCACCATCACTAATCCAGAGCTTTTCTAAAGGGACAGAGGAGGACTTACCTACTCCCTGAGGATTGCATAGTAAACCTGATATAAACAGAATTAGCTTTTTAGGTATGGTATTTccaaagtaaatatttaaaatatattccaatGGAAAGCTGTGGCATGTTATAGGCCTAACAAGAGCAGTGGAAATTTGCATAAGTTGGGAAGGTGATACAGTTCATCAGCAGCCATTCATTAGAAACATTAATAATATGCCTTATTTTAAAGGAGTTTGGAAGGGAGGGGGTAGACACTATGTAAATATTCAGTAATCCAACAATACTTTCTTTTTGCGATAGTTGTACAAATAACACATGCCAAACAAAATAAGATCCAAATTCctgaaaaatatgtaaatgttttTGCCTAGGTGGAAAAGGAGTGTGATGGAACTGCACATTTTGAAATATGTTATTATTAGCAATGACCTTCCCTTACAAGTCCATTTTACAACTGTTTACACAAGTTTAAAGGAACATGGTTGAAGTTTTTTTCCTAGGGCTTAACAATTCATTATTTATGCACTATGTTAAAAAAGATTATTTCTCAAAGACTAAAGGgttatttaaagattaaaaataacaGATTTGGAAACGAGAATAGGAGGGTGTTTGTATAGTTCGCTTTTGTGCCGTGACAGCTGAAAAGTCTGTTACCTTTGTAGTTAGtccttacaattaaaaaaaaaaaagaggtcccTTACTTTGTACCACCTGTGAGCCTCGCTATTGTATCATTCAGATTGTAATAAACTGTTCTGAGCAGTATGAAGACTAAATTATGTAAGAGAGGAAAAACACTATTTTCCCAAGTGGGTATAGggcaagaaatttttattttacccaGTACTTAAAGtactattaatatttttgaatGCTGGATAGGATTTCTTTTGGAAGAGTCCTTCATGTAAGCATACTCCTTTCCAACTATTCCTGGAGCTGGTTCTTATGGGGctagaagacagagaagaaattGCCACATATATACATAATCTCCATTCTGTTATGACTAGTGGTCAAGGCACACTTCAGTGAAAGACCCAGAGCAGGGGTTGGCGCACAGATGCGAGACTCAGATGCCTTCAGGGGCCTGGCAGGTATGGTCAAAGGGTAAGAAAACTTCAGGTCAAGTGTAAGCAAAAGGTCAGAGGAGTGTGAGGAGACTTAAGGCACACCTGTGGGTAAACGAATCTgaattcaatttgtaaaaaacccCAGTGGGACTTCCCCTTTAACAAGACAGGTTGACTAACTTATTTTTTTGCCTTCCTTTCTAAGCTTTTcttaaaatgacagaaaagaaagagaaaaggtaagAAGTCACAAAGAAATTCTGTGAAGAGATACTACCAGAGAACAATTCAAGACAAGGCTGGGAAGACAATGGGAAGTGGAAGAAAGTAACTGACTTCTTTAGGTAGATGAAGTTACCCACTTTGGAAGACTGGAGTTGGGAGTATGAAAACTGAGTGGCTGAAACCACCAGTTTTCTCCTTCCTCACAGCCAGGAGAGTCTGTCCTCATGCTTGAAGGAGACTGCAGGTTTAGTGCCCTGTGAAACTTACTTGGAAAGGCCCCACATGCATAGGAATATTTGCACAGGATGGGTATCAGGGTGAGTGTTGGCTGGAAATAGTTGTTAAGTGTCAGTCTGAACTCTAGATCCCCAACCTCTCCATCTTAATCCAGAACCCTGGTAGCAAAGCTTATTTCCAGCACCCAGACCTGAGAATGgaagtttcttctttggaaactGAACAGGCCCCAGACAAAAACCTCCACCTCCTAATATGTGGGAGCTTCCCACAGATGACCACAGCCTGGTATCCCTACAGTGCGACTTACTAGTTAGCAAAGCAATACCTTTGCATCATCCTCTCTTTCTCAACAGCCCCCTCCAAAATAGCTTTGTAATGCCTCAGTCTTACTGAGGGAGATCCAATATCTCTACACATTAGGACCAAACctctaagtgaaagaaatcaaaagaaaaggaaaagaagaaacaggcagtggaaggagaagaaaacaaagaaaaactcatgAGTATCCTCAAAGATGAGAGATGTTATTGATGAAATAATAGGATGCTATGAAAAGAATTCTCAGAACAAGAAAAAGCTCTTTAAAGTTAAAGATATAATAATTGaatcttaaaaaatgtaaaacggAATGGTTGGAAGGTAAGTCTTCCAGAAGgttagaatgaaaagacaaaaagaaaatggagagaaaagatAGAGGATCAATAGAAttctaagagaaagagaaaacaaaatgaaggaaaagaaattaaaatacaaatcataTATGAATATTAAATATCCACGAAgtgttaagcaaataaaaaattttaaaaatccagtgagAAAAAGTTCAGATAACCATGAATCTGCAAAATACTTGGGACTAAGAATTCTTTAACACTTCCAAAGGTGGGGTGAAGTAGAACAAATAACTTCTAAAGGAAAGGGAATCACAGCAGCATCAAATTTCTTAGCAACATTGGGAGCTAGAAAATTACGGTGTCTCACCTTTGAAATTGAGTGAAAATGATTtctaacctagaattctatacctggCAAAACTACCCATCAATCATGTTTGAGGgtagaataaagacattttcatatatataagaACTCAACAAATTTACCCCTAATGCACTTTTTATAGGAAGTTACATAATGTGCTTCAGCAAAATGAAGTAAAGACAGAAGATCCAGGAATGGATCCAATACAGGACAGTGATGAAGTCCCAGGACAACTGCTGAACACCAGTCTAGAAAGTTAGTAGGGTGTACTGGTGGAGAACAGAAGGAAGACTCTaggtaacaaaacaaaacaaaaaaacctgacAGATTATCAGATATGTAGAAACACATGAGAAAAGTACTCTCAGTTTTTAAACCTTTGGAATAAAATTAGCAGTGGGTGATAGGAAATAAAGCGAATGAAAACATGGAGGATCTTATTAACTACCTAAAAAACAACAGTTGTACTAGAAAGCAAAAGAAATCATAGAACACCGTTTGGATTAAAAGTCAACAATACTGCATAGTTATATTAATCTTAATACTAACtatatttaacaaaattataATGGAGCTATACTGGAAGGATGAAGATATGAAGCGCAGGGGAAGAACTAAACCCTCATCTATGAAACAGGTTGATAGGTAATATCGACTGTTCAAAAAGAGCAgtgtaaaaatataatttagaaataaGTAGTTAAATCTCCTAAGAAAAAACTAAGTTTCTTCAGTTGAAGCCTCAGTTGGAGGGAGGGATACAGGGAGTATGTGGGGTAACTTAAGAGTGGGGATGGGAAACACTATTTTTTGAAAttagtcttttaattttattttttattagttctttaaattttattccaAAGATTTAAAAGCTGAGAGTACATTAAACTAATGTTTAAACTACATTAAAGTCTTACTctggaaataaaaattttcatttaaaatcaaaCAAGCATCTGAACTAGCAAAACCACATATGTCAGCAGCCGGGAAAGTTTTAAATCACTTAAATGAAAAAATCAGAGTCTGGAAATCTGATACCTGGGTACTTCTTTAGTTTTGCTAGGTTACAGACAGATGTATCCTCGATCAGGTTACTTAACTGCTGAACCTggatttcctcatctacaaaaggTTATAATAATCTCTGATGTCTGTTGAGTGCACTATGAGctacaaaataaatacagagtattaACCATCATCTGGTATCCGAAGAGTTTAACATACtgagggctgagctgggctgagcccTGCCTGAACTAATCCTAGGGACAACAGGAGACGGAGAGGGCTACAGGGAACAGGATCGTGAATGTCGGCAAGGCAGGGCCTGTATCCTAAAACCACTGCCGTACTGAGATGAAGTTTAGCTCGAGAGCCACACTAAAAAGAGCAGGCCAGACTCCAATAAAGCAATGTACTTTTTTGTCAAAGCTTCCAGAAGATTAATTATTAAGAATCTTAACATCTTGAGACCTTTCCTTACATGATCATCTTGGCATAGTAATAAGTGGTGCCTGAAACAGAAACGCATTTTTTATGGAATAACTCAGTGAATACCAAACCTAAGTTTGCCTTCTAAAGCTAATTACAGGatgacagaatcacagaaaagaacAGTTCATTATTCCAAACTCCCACCTGATGTTTAAACCTCCCTTGCAACCTGCCCTTCTCTCAGTGATTATCGGGACTCTTCTTGAacccctggggctggggcagcagtGCCTCTGGGTCAGGCCGTGCTGACCTGCAAGAGTGAACGACTCTCGCCCTAACTCTTCTTGTTGAGTGATACTGGCCTCCGTGCGGCTCCCACCCGACCATCCCCTCACCCCATTCTCTGGTTCTCCCCTGCTCACCACGCTAACGTTACAGGGCTGGGTTTTTCCTCTTCCCGTAACagcggggggaggaagagaaTGGGGAGGTTACCCAGCTCCTAGTGGGTCCTTGGAACTGAAAAACCCGAAAGGACAGCGGGCagagcgctcaggtcccgcctCACGGATCCAGTCCCCGGATCCGGTCCGAGCGCCCGATCCCCGGCGCCCAAGCCGGCACGCACGCCGCGGGGTCAGGGAGACCCCCGCCGCCTCCGCGCTCAGGCCGGACCCCCCAACTCCCCGTGTCCCCCGCCGCGGGCCCGAGCGACGGGGGCGGGGCCTGCTCTTCCCGCCGCGAGGCCGCGCCCGGGCGCCCGGGCGCCGGACCTTCCTTCTCCGCCGAGGGGCGCCGGGGGCCCGGTGTCTGCGCCGCCCCGTAGACGACCGGCCCGCCTGCCCGCTCGCGGGTCTCCGAGGGCCCGGCCTGGCGCGCCCCGACGGCGCCCGGGCGACGCCGGTTCCCGGCGGAAGGCCGCAGGGCGGGCGGGGACTCACAAGGACTCCAGGTGCTGGAGCTGCTGCAGCTGCTGCGCGTCGTGCCGTCGCCGCTTCTGCTCCCGGCGCCGCTGCAGCTCCTGCTCCGGCGGCTCCCGCTGCCGCCGTGCGCCCGCGGCCCCCGCGTCGTCGCGCCGCGGCCGGGACGACATCGCGGCCCCTGGCGCAGCCGAGGCGGCGGCAAGATGGCCCTTCCTCCGCGTCGCGCCCGCTCGGCCCGCAGCGCCCCCTCCCGCCTTCGCTTCGCGGCCGCCCGGGCAGGGGCCCGTGTCCCCGCCAAGGCCGCTTGTCCCCCGCCTCCCCACAGACCGGCTGGGCCGCCTCCCCGAGACGCGGCCCCAAGGCCGAGCTGGGAGCACCCAGACCCTCGCCGCCAGACCGCCTGGTGCCGGAGGTCGGAGCGCGCCCCCTGGCGGCGGCCGGGGGCTGAGGATGCGCGTGCGGAGCCTGGGGCCACTCTGCGGGCCAGGGCCGCCTACCCTTGCGGCCTCCACCCCTGGAGGCCACGAACCTGTGCAGGTCATCACTGTCTGGCCCAGTGGCCAGGCACACGAGAGCTGCTCGTTACATGTACTGGATTCATTCAATTTGCAAGAAAGCAAGACTCCACAGACACTCCCCGTTTTCCAGAGCACGCGAAGCATGGTTAAGACAGTTGATGGGTTCTTTATTTAGACATATTTTGGGTgctggaaatgagaaaaaaaagctaATACATACTGAGAGCTTTTTATGAGCCGTCATTGTCTAAGCACTTAACGAGAGTTCATTTAATCTAAAAACAAGTGTTGTTACTACTCTTAGGTTTTacccttattttatagataaaaaggAGGCCCAGAGAGTTAAATGGTATGTTCAAGTATACGTAAGTGGTAAGTCGTGAAGTCAGGATGCAAAAGTCTCAGGTGCTTAACTAGGTTGTATTTTGAAACCATATCTGATACATAATTAATTGTTTTAGCTTTGAAAGGAAGGACAGTACAGAGGATGTAAAAACAACAGCATAAGAGAAATACTTGTCACAAATATTCAACTGGTTAATACCTTACATGTATGAGGAGCCCTTTCAAATTCATtcaagaaaacaaagaggtgATGCACAGACGCAAAATTATACTGACATGTAGTATAGTTCGGAAATAACCTATTCCTCTAAGAGTGAAGCTAATAAGAATTGTTGCATGAATGGATGACTCAGCCATTTATGGAAGTTACCCGGACCTATAAATGGCCTGTAAAATACCTTATAGGACATCCAAGTCTAGCCAAGAAGCAGCATATAGTCTCTGTAAAATGTGATTTAGAAGCAAAGAAATTCTAACTATGTTACAGGGGAAGTTGGTCTACAAAATCTAGAAAAGGAGAACCAAGGAAAATTAATCAGTGTTTGTCTATCATTTTTCAGTAGTGACCCAAGCTCTGTAATAGAAATGTTCACTATTTGGACAAAAATGGGTGAAACTGACCAAAATTGGCTCCATCTGAAAAGATGTTCTGATTCCATTCTCACCTGGCAACATTCTGATGGCCATTTTATAGTAGATCCTGTTAATGAGCAGAAGATGTTTTGGTTAAAGCTAGGTATCAGAGTCCTTGGAAAAGTGTTTCTCCTATTATAAATTGACATTGTGATTTATAAATCAGTCTCTTGTGACTTaagttattattataaaaatacaatgacaatgttattgtattttttaagatGGCTGCAAGAGTATCTGCCATCCAACTTTTTTCTCTAGAATGTGGTGTTGATTCTCCTCCCCATGGAGAGTTGGGGTCTATGCCCCATGCCTTGCATCTGGGCCAAACTTGAGGTGACTTGCTTATAACTAGTAGAAAGCAGTATAAGTGATGGTGTGTAATTTCTCATGTGAGGTTGGAAAAATTCATATAGTTTCCACCTATATGAACCACCTGGTTTGCTTGAAATATTCCCTCTTGAAGCCTTTAGTGCAGTATAAATTATTCAGGAGCCATGATGCCACCAGCTCTAAGATGGCCTTAGCTAACCCAAGATGAGAGATCATGTGAAGAGGCCTGAGACTAAATAGATGCCAAGCCAACCTCCAGCTAACTAACCACCTTCCACCCTTGTCAGCTCCAGTCTGACACCTCATGAGAGAGCTCAAGTCAGAACTGCTAAACCAAGCCCTTCAGGAATTTATGACACACAGAAAGAGAGATAATAAGTTGCTCATTATTACATGCTAGTatgtttggggtggtttgttacggAGTGAcagttatcatcagacttcaagGAAGTGTTGGGCTTTGGGCCTATAAAGCTAAGGAGCCAACCCTGAGCAGTGGCGCCCCCTGCAGCTCCTGGGGAGCCAGAGGACTTTACTCGCTAGCACACTTTCCTTTCTCTAATCTTAAGATTGTTGGTAAACTAACATTGAAAAATATGCAATCTCACTAATAATCAAAGATATGCAGACTAAGGCATTATTAACATAGTGTCTCATATTTGTTGTAAGAACATTTTAATATTCAATGATTATACCTATTATGGCCACGTGGTGCAATCATTACATTTTTGTATTATTGGTGGCATATCACTTTTGGATGCAAAGAAGTGGGTGTTTGACATGATGTGTTGTGCGGGGAGCTTGGATTCCTAGAGGCCTGGAGATGCCTTGTGAGTCAGGAAGAGGCCTCTGACCCTAGTTGATAGACAGCTCCATGCGACCGCTGCCCTACATCCTGTAATTGTATTTGTCTGCTAAGAAGTGAGGGACTGTCACTGTCATCCTTGCTTAGGCTTCCCCTTACCAATTGGCTGGTTGTTATGGATTCCATCAAATTTCATTCTGTAGGTAATAAAGGATTGATCTACCCTGAGTAGTTGAGACATGAGATGTGAGGTACAGTTTCAGCTTAGCCATTGGTGAGAAAGGCATGAAGGACATTGGTGGAAATTTGAATTTGTGACCCAGTCCTGTCCCTCTTAGGCTTTCTAGCATATGTCTGAGAGACCTGTCACCTAAATATCCAAAAGTGTTCTACAGGAAAAGATATCCAATAAAAGAGTGATGTACAGTGGTGGGGAACATATGAAGTGGTATACTTTTTTTTAgactttttctccatatattgtgaACATTTTTTCCAAGTCAAACATTTTGATGATTTGAATTTTAGTGGTGGGATAGTATATTACCATAGTTGGCAATCCAaataatttcctcatttattttttataaccaATGTTAACAGTTTCATAATATCAAAACATGAAAAATTAATGGTCTCAATGATTTTCATGAAATTCTATTTTATCTTTAAGAAATTGAAAAGATAATTACATATTCTAGTGGAAACAATTGGTTAAGATGGGTATTTAAATCCTAAGCTAAAATCCAGTGAAAAAAGCAAGAACATAAGTTTCAACGTTATCTGACAGGGTATTAGAGCTACAGTGAGTGACTTTGAaagcaaagattaaaaaaaagttttaaatattggcATTATTATGTTCATCTGTAAAGTTGAACGTTTGCATATGTTATATACTACTTGGTAATCTACTCCAAGGTATATACTAAAGAGAATATTGAGCACATGTGGTCAGAAGACATGTGCAAGTGACTTCATAGCAGCACTGGTTCTACTAGGAAAAAGTGAATGCTGGCAAACTGTTCAAATGccctactgtggataaaatgaaggttcctatggccaggactctcacctggccctggctggttacctcactacacatgtgtgggcaatgcattgctattgactgtatataaagagccccgcccagtgctctgggtgacacggtggcacagctgcaaggctgcaggagagcagagagaggctggagtggtggcagtgccgaggacagaggcccagaggacgacggctgtgtggacagaggggtccagaggcagagaccgtcttgctgcatgcagactcactctgagtgaacgggattttagtgattaacctgtcaccgtggaaataaagttgggtataacccttttaccccaagattgagctactgtcatttctttggtcacactaaatccatagtgaacttgccaggggctgaaatccattggcaagacacccaccatctctgtgattttggtcttcCGCTCCATCATCCTCTTCAACGTGAATTAGTATGGACCAGCGCCACCCCTGCCACCAGGGCGCACACGCTGGCGCTCCCACCGCGCCCAACCTCCTCAGACCGGCAGGGTCCATAGCCTGTGCCTCGGCGCCTCCTGGCCCTAAACAGAAATGCAGTTCCCCAGGGCTGTAGGCCTCGGAATCGCAAACACACTGCCAACGCGGACGCCCCGCCCGCTCTTAGTGAGTCCCGCCCCCTCGGAAAGTCCCCTCCCACGAACACCCAGGGGCGGAGGCGGGGATTGCGCGGGAGGGCGTGGCCTGCAGCGGCCTGAGCGGGAGGAGGATGGCTAGTTTTCCTCAGAGACTGGTTCCCTAAGGTCAGAAAAGGGAATTGTATTAATTATCTGTCTTTGCTAACGAGGACCGGGCAGCGTTCATTTTAGCCCTGCCCAGTAGGAATCTGTTTCCTACCACGGTCCACTCAGAAAAACTGTGCCTTTCAACCTCCTCGGTCCCTCGGGACTACAAACCCCAGAAGGCATCGCGGCCCAGCCTCGGACTTGCGCGGTAGCGTTCGTTGTAAAGTGCTATGACAACAGGGCGAAGATGGCTTGGAGCTAGGCAGGAGCGGGGAAGTGTCCCTTCCGCTGCTGCTGTCCTTTTTCTACTGCTTCCCACTCACTGCCTCCTTCATCATTTCCTCCTTTTTGTGAGCGGTAGGACTTGCCGTTGTTCTCGCCTACCTGGTCCCTTCCTAGGGACTGATGCCGTTTCTCCTGCTTGTCTCCGGGGGTGACTGAGAAGGGATGCAGGGGAGCTCCTTGCGGGGATCGCTCCAACTCTGTGGAACTGGTGGTGCTACCTGGTGAAGCTCTGTCTTTGCCCGGGACGTGGAAAAAGTTGCAACAGGAGAACAAGAGCGAGTGGTGAAGCTAAGGGTTGCTTTTCTCTGCACGCTTCGTTCTCGCTCTGGTTGTTTCAGCCCTGGGACTCTGGCAGGCATTCTTACAGGGAAGGTAGGCAGGACCCGCATGCCTTGGCATCAGGTAAGAGAGTATATTTGGAATTATCCACTGGGTACATTGAATgccttttctgtcttttgtttggtgggCAAGATTGATCCTCTGATGCCATGTAATGGTTTGGATGATAGGTTTCTTAGGAAGGATGTTTGCATTAGAACAAAACGAAACAAAGCACACATCTACGAGCATAATGTGTGTGagattttgtgaatattttcgaGAAAGGGTGATAagaattctgaaatattttattcaggaACGTGGTGCAGGGGCATCCTCTTGTGACATTTCAACAGGTCTTGTGAGCAAATGGTCAAAGTAGTTCTCAGTCTATGACTGAAGTAGGATGCATGTTACTAATACCCCTTAATTCCTTCTTGCAATAGGATTACTgcttctcctcctttctttacaTTGCAGACCATAGCAGTTTAGATGAACTGAGCTGAGTTTATCAGCATCTCCCTGTCCCAAGCAAGTCC
This is a stretch of genomic DNA from Manis pentadactyla isolate mManPen7 chromosome 7, mManPen7.hap1, whole genome shotgun sequence. It encodes these proteins:
- the LOC118918520 gene encoding retinitis pigmentosa 9 protein isoform X2, translating into MLRVLWKTGSVCGVLLSCKLNESSTCNEQLSCAWPLGQTVMTCTGSWPPGVEAARVGGPGPQSGPRLRTRILSPRPPPGGALRPPAPGGLAARVWVLPARPWGRVSGRRPSRSVGRRGTSGLGGDTGPCPGGREAKAGGGAAGRAGATRRKGHLAAASAAPGAAMSSRPRRDDAGAAGARRQREPPEQELQRRREQKRRRHDAQQLQQLQHLESFYEKPPPGLIKEDETKPEDCIPDVPGNEHAREFLAHAPTKGLWMPLGKEVKVMQCWRCKRYGHRTGDKECPFFIKGNQKLEQFRVAHEDPMYDIIRENKRHEKDIRIQQLKQLLEDSTSDEDASSSSSSECKEKLKKKKKKGKQKKRKKEKKKKKKRKHKSCKSNESSDSD
- the LOC118918520 gene encoding retinitis pigmentosa 9 protein isoform X1, with translation MLRVLWKTGSVCGVLLSCKLNESSTCNEQLSCAWPLGQTVMTCTGSWPPGVEAARVGGPGPQSGPRLRTRILSPRPPPGGALRPPAPGGLAARVWVLPARPWGRVSGRRPSRSVGRRGTSGLGGDTGPCPGGREAKAGGGAAGRAGATRRKGHLAAASAAPGAAMSSRPRRDDAGAAGARRQREPPEQELQRRREQKRRRHDAQQLQQLQHLESFYEKPPPGLIKEDETKPEDCIPDVPGNEHAREFLAHAPTKGLWMPLGKEVKVMQCEYGRVSGWRCKRYGHRTGDKECPFFIKGNQKLEQFRVAHEDPMYDIIRENKRHEKDIRIQQLKQLLEDSTSDEDASSSSSSECKEKLKKKKKKGKQKKRKKEKKKKKKRKHKSCKSNESSDSD